A stretch of the Ictidomys tridecemlineatus isolate mIctTri1 chromosome 5, mIctTri1.hap1, whole genome shotgun sequence genome encodes the following:
- the Terb2 gene encoding telomere repeats-binding bouquet formation protein 2, whose amino-acid sequence MFQGQSGWFSGSVSRELRQFWVAEGGTVSDSRAADFLFSCDASHPDTLRIYESLDYIEDNATIFHAYYLSAVANAEIKNSVALGHFILPPSCLQKEIRRKIGSFIWEQDQDFLIEKPEEIASNKIKISELATENKKELSKSIEKNFIRTPVVEKQMYFPLQNYPVNNMVTGYISIDAMKKFLGELHDFIPGSSGYLAYHVQDEINMSAIKNKLKRKI is encoded by the exons ATGTTTCAAGGGCAGAGCGGTTGGTTTAGCGGTAGCGTCAGCCGAGAGCTGAGGCAGTTCTGGG TGGCCGAAGGGGGAACAGTCAGCGACTCGCGGGCCGCAGACTTCTTGTTCAGCTGTGACGCCTCGCACCCAGACACCCTGAG aaTATATGAAAGCCTTGATTACATAGAAGATAATGCTACAATTTTTCATGCCTACTATCTCTCTGCAGTAGCCAATGCTGAAATTAAAAACTCGGTGGCTTTAGGTCATTTCATTCTTCCTCCTTCATGTCTACAAAAAG aaataagaagaaaaattggtAGTTTTATTTGGGAACAAGACCAGGATTTTCTGATAGAAAAG CCTGAGGAAATagcatcaaataaaataaaaatcagtgaaCTAGCAACagagaacaaaaaagaattatCCAAAAG CATAGAAAAGAATTTTATAAGGACTCCAGTTGTAGAAAAGCAAATGTACTTCCCTCTTCAGAATTATCCAGTGAACAACATGGTAACAG gtTATATATCAATTGATGCTATGAAGAAATTCCTTGGGGAGTTACATGACTTCATTCCTGGAAGCTCAGGATATTTGGCATATCATGTTCAAGATGAAATTAACATGTCTGctataaaaaacaaattgaagagGAAGATTTGA